The Triticum aestivum cultivar Chinese Spring chromosome 3A, IWGSC CS RefSeq v2.1, whole genome shotgun sequence genome includes a region encoding these proteins:
- the LOC123061438 gene encoding uncharacterized protein isoform X1: MPKAHEEEVPAAGADSEELEPLFDYSRVQPTIDFCFDDSDLEKSDIFVHCNKRPKVPAAADDDANAVEGGKANEKGDAGIKKATVVNLDDEDWLAPPPLKPVLSTEVCKDKTMHELRLKKQEVEKLPDDAFEKVVETVKKDMAAKKPPEPIVLDDPTESETKKSKEKICIMVQEKDGRQQFRVCKDEKFDKLFKAYAKKVQVSPSDLTFVFDGDKINPASTPQDLDLEDEDMIEVHHKPTLGKPAEAYVKKSREKILIMIQDKDVKLQFRVYKDEKFDKLFKVYAKKVQLKPSDLIFIFDGDKINSASTPQDLDLENDDMIEVRHKSH; this comes from the exons ATGCCGAAG GCGCACGAGGAGGAGGTGCCGGCGGCGGGGGCGGACAGCGAGGAGCTCGAGCCGCTCTTCGACTACTCCCGCGTGCAGCCCACCATCGACTTCTGCTTCGACG ATTCCGACCTCGAGAAGTCGGACATCTTCGTCCACTGCAACAAGCGCCCCAAggtgcccgccgccgccgacgacgacgcgAACGCTGTC GAGGGGGGTAAGGCTAACGAGAAGGGCGACGCCGGCATAAAGAAGGCCACGGTGGTGAAtttggatgatgaggattggctgGCTCCGCCGCCGCTGAAGCCTGTGCTTAGCACTGAAGTATGCAAGGATAAAACGATGCACGAGCTGAG ATTAAAGAAACAAGAGGTAGAAAAACTGCCTGATGATGCATTTgaaaaggttgttgaaactgtTAAGAAAGACATGGCAGCCAAGAAGCCGCCTGAACCTATAGTTCTTGATGATCCAACTGAATCAGAGACTAAGAAATCCAAAGAAAAGATCTGCATAATGGTTCAGGAAAAGGATGGAAGGCAGCAGTTCCGTGTATGCAAG GATGAGAAGTTCGACAAGCTTTTCAAAGCGTATGCTAAGAAGGTCCAGGTCAGCCCATCCGATCTGACTTTCGTATTTGATGGCGACAAAATAAACCCAGCAAGTACACCCCAGGACCTTGACCTGGAGGATGAAGACATGATTGAGGTGCACCATAAGCCAACTCTAGGCAAGCCAGCTGAAGCATACGTGAAGAAATCGCGAGAAAAGATACTTATAATGATTCAGGACAAAGATGTGAAGCTGCAGTTTCGTGTATACAAG GATGAGAAATTTGACAAGCTTTTCAAGGTGTATGCTAAGAAGGTTCAACTCAAGCCATCTGATCTGATTTTCATATTCGATGGTGACAAAATAAACTCGGCTAGTACACCCCAGGACCTTGACTTGGAGAATGATGACATGATTGAGGTGCGCCACAAATCCCACTGA
- the LOC123061438 gene encoding NFATC2-interacting protein isoform X2, with product MLDIVNVVDQEQNWLISETLVNIVKFESCHWTSKMKVDIFIYPRDHICRKVPQKTLNSNLPFKRRQMGYDLLRCYMVRYIEKISRLKKQEVEKLPDDAFEKVVETVKKDMAAKKPPEPIVLDDPTESETKKSKEKICIMVQEKDGRQQFRVCKDEKFDKLFKAYAKKVQVSPSDLTFVFDGDKINPASTPQDLDLEDEDMIEVHHKPTLGKPAEAYVKKSREKILIMIQDKDVKLQFRVYKDEKFDKLFKVYAKKVQLKPSDLIFIFDGDKINSASTPQDLDLENDDMIEVRHKSH from the exons ATGTTGGACATAGTAAATGTTGTAGACCAAGAACAAAATTGGCTTATCAGTGAGACCTTGGTAAACATTGTCAAATTTGAGAGCTGCCACTGGACAAGCAAGATGAAGGTCGACATTTTTATATATCCGAGGGACCATATCTGCCGAAAAGTGCCCCAAAAAACTCTAAACAGTAATTTACCATTTAAGCGCCGCCAAATGGGATATGACTTACTTCGGTGTTACATGGTCAGATACATTGAAAAAATTAGTAG ATTAAAGAAACAAGAGGTAGAAAAACTGCCTGATGATGCATTTgaaaaggttgttgaaactgtTAAGAAAGACATGGCAGCCAAGAAGCCGCCTGAACCTATAGTTCTTGATGATCCAACTGAATCAGAGACTAAGAAATCCAAAGAAAAGATCTGCATAATGGTTCAGGAAAAGGATGGAAGGCAGCAGTTCCGTGTATGCAAG GATGAGAAGTTCGACAAGCTTTTCAAAGCGTATGCTAAGAAGGTCCAGGTCAGCCCATCCGATCTGACTTTCGTATTTGATGGCGACAAAATAAACCCAGCAAGTACACCCCAGGACCTTGACCTGGAGGATGAAGACATGATTGAGGTGCACCATAAGCCAACTCTAGGCAAGCCAGCTGAAGCATACGTGAAGAAATCGCGAGAAAAGATACTTATAATGATTCAGGACAAAGATGTGAAGCTGCAGTTTCGTGTATACAAG GATGAGAAATTTGACAAGCTTTTCAAGGTGTATGCTAAGAAGGTTCAACTCAAGCCATCTGATCTGATTTTCATATTCGATGGTGACAAAATAAACTCGGCTAGTACACCCCAGGACCTTGACTTGGAGAATGATGACATGATTGAGGTGCGCCACAAATCCCACTGA